The genome window GCCTGGAGCTCATCTTCTTCCACTTAGCAGACCTCGATAATGAGGTTCTGGATATTCGCGAACAGTATCCTCTCTTTCCTCAGGACAATACTGTGGCTATTGCGAATTCACTCGGATTTAAACACCCGACTGATCCAAAGAGTAAGCATCCAATCATTATGACAACCGACTTTTTGTTGACGCTTGGGTCTCGTGACAAAGTCCACTATCAAGCATGGTCGGTAAAGTACGAACGAGACCTCTACAAAACTCGTACTCTACAGAAACTAGAAATCGAGCGACAGTTCTGGCACATGCTCGGTATTCCCTGGCGCATCTTTACAGAAGCCACGATCAGCAAGCCATTCATCAGCACGCTCAGACGGCTCCATCCCTACAAAAGTCCAACCTCCATAGAGTTTATCCCTCAAGAACTAACTGAGAACATTAAGACCCTTCTCCTCAATGAAGTACG of Nitrospira defluvii contains these proteins:
- a CDS encoding TnsA endonuclease N-terminal domain-containing protein, producing the protein MPTYKQVVTPELIARWIQQGRGKGEYFAYKPWLTVFDFSSRGLRTRLKGATTGRIHHLFSRLELIFFHLADLDNEVLDIREQYPLFPQDNTVAIANSLGFKHPTDPKSKHPIIMTTDFLLTLGSRDKVHYQAWSVKYERDLYKTRTLQKLEIERQFWHMLGIPWRIFTEATISKPFISTLRRLHPYKSPTSIEFIPQELTENIKTLLLNEVRPGVKLAPITNSCDNIFQLRPGTSLQVARHMLANSYWPIDFTRYTSPRTPLLFTDRPFRFSEGGVTFPRLL